The Candidatus Dependentiae bacterium genome includes a window with the following:
- the rpmJ gene encoding 50S ribosomal protein L36 translates to MKVRTSVKKVCSNCRVVKRKRTVRIICEKNPRHKQRQG, encoded by the coding sequence ATGAAAGTGAGGACATCGGTTAAAAAAGTATGTTCAAACTGTCGGGTAGTAAAGCGAAAACGAACTGTAAGAATTATTTGTGAAAAGAACCCAAGGCATAAACAACGTCAAGGCTAA
- the rpsM gene encoding 30S ribosomal protein S13: MARIEGVNLPPKKRIEYGLTYVFGIGLKTSRDILGKLKINLDTRVKDLSNEQVASISKEVSQNYKAEGELRKEIMLNIRRLQEIGSYRGSRHKKGLPVRGQRTRTNARTRKGPRKAGSAIALKRQVTKK; the protein is encoded by the coding sequence ATGGCACGAATCGAAGGTGTTAATTTGCCCCCAAAAAAACGAATTGAATATGGGCTTACCTATGTTTTCGGAATTGGGTTGAAAACATCACGCGATATTTTGGGAAAACTCAAAATTAATTTAGATACGCGTGTAAAAGATCTATCAAACGAACAAGTTGCGTCGATTTCTAAGGAAGTCTCTCAGAACTATAAAGCTGAGGGTGAGCTTCGCAAAGAAATTATGCTCAACATTCGACGTCTTCAAGAGATCGGATCTTATCGTGGCTCTCGCCATAAAAAGGGATTGCCAGTAAGGGGGCAACGCACTCGAACCAATGCGCGTACACGCAAGGGACCTCGTAAAGCGGGAAGTGCTATTGCATTGAAACGTCAGGTAACGAAGAAGTAA
- the rpsK gene encoding 30S ribosomal protein S11 — protein MAYKKKTKKVKRQVTSAIAHVKSSFNNTLVSITTQDGDVLLCGSAGRLGFKGSRKGTPYAATQVGSLLAKDMMGMGIKEVEVNMQGPGSGRDSVVRSLQAAGMNVTVLRDVTPLPHNGCRPAKKRRV, from the coding sequence ATGGCTTACAAAAAAAAGACTAAAAAAGTAAAACGTCAAGTTACCTCTGCCATTGCGCATGTAAAATCAAGTTTTAATAATACGTTAGTCTCTATTACTACTCAAGATGGTGATGTACTCCTCTGTGGAAGTGCAGGAAGACTTGGATTTAAAGGTTCCCGTAAAGGAACTCCCTATGCGGCGACTCAGGTTGGATCATTGCTTGCAAAAGATATGATGGGTATGGGGATTAAAGAAGTAGAAGTTAATATGCAAGGCCCTGGTTCAGGCCGTGACTCAGTTGTTCGTTCACTGCAAGCAGCAGGGATGAACGTGACTGTATTGCGCGATGTAACTCCGTTGCCTCATAACGGATGCCGTCCAGCTAAAAAACGCCGTGTATAA
- the rpsD gene encoding 30S ribosomal protein S4 — MKIKATTKLQDQSERSTKRNASEYGKQLAEKQKVKRTYGVAERQFKRFFTIATKSKEATGAALLSLLERRLDNVIYRLKLSVSRAQARQIIVHGHILVNGKKVYSPAYLVELNDIISLAPQVVEKKAAFVEQVVDKRLKIGIKVPEWLELEKNDRKGRVLRFPVRSDIQQPVEEHLIVELYSK; from the coding sequence ATGAAAATTAAAGCGACAACCAAACTTCAAGATCAATCGGAACGATCTACCAAGCGAAATGCTTCAGAATATGGCAAACAGCTTGCAGAAAAACAAAAAGTAAAACGTACGTACGGAGTAGCTGAGCGTCAATTTAAGCGCTTTTTTACTATCGCGACAAAAAGTAAGGAAGCAACAGGCGCAGCTCTTTTGTCTCTCCTTGAGCGACGTCTTGATAACGTAATCTATCGTTTAAAGCTTTCTGTTTCGCGTGCACAAGCGCGTCAAATTATTGTGCATGGCCATATTTTGGTTAATGGCAAAAAAGTATATTCGCCAGCATACCTTGTTGAACTAAACGATATTATTTCGTTAGCTCCTCAAGTTGTTGAAAAAAAGGCTGCGTTTGTAGAACAAGTAGTTGATAAACGTTTGAAAATTGGGATCAAAGTTCCTGAGTGGTTGGAGCTAGAAAAGAATGATCGTAAAGGACGCGTATTGCGTTTCCCTGTGCGTTCAGATATTCAGCAACCAGTGGAAGAACACTTGATTGTTGAGTTGTATTCTAAATAA
- a CDS encoding DNA-directed RNA polymerase subunit alpha has product MNKKVYKPLIIPRLTWDKKTLTSNYGELVAQPLEPGFGITLGNAIRRVLLGAVEGSAITAVVIKGVNNEFTALPGVVEDTMQLVLNIKEIVVRNKEGVPGMMRLNAEGEGAIKVSDIKADSHIELVNKDHVIAHLAPRGKLEIEFFVEAGRGYRPAQWPEDKPLQEDGKIYMDAMFSPVRQVTFEIEKTRVGKEIDYDKLTLKIHTDGSENPLDVLHYAVSVLRTQLEHFLASAEIPFNEISVMPHEDKGHKAIEAIDLGLKGISPEFLLKPIDELELSVRAHNCLINAGKKRVIDIVRMSEDEVLKIKNFGRKSASEVKESLKTYGLSFGTNISEDDVKRLIKHSEE; this is encoded by the coding sequence ATGAATAAGAAGGTGTATAAACCTCTCATCATTCCACGATTGACGTGGGACAAAAAGACGTTGACCAGCAACTACGGCGAGCTTGTTGCGCAACCATTGGAACCCGGATTTGGGATCACTTTGGGTAACGCAATCCGACGTGTATTGCTTGGTGCAGTTGAAGGGTCAGCGATTACTGCTGTGGTTATTAAAGGCGTGAACAATGAATTCACAGCATTGCCAGGCGTTGTTGAGGATACGATGCAACTCGTTCTCAATATTAAAGAGATCGTTGTTCGTAACAAAGAGGGCGTTCCGGGAATGATGCGTTTGAACGCAGAAGGTGAAGGCGCGATCAAGGTTAGCGATATTAAAGCAGATAGTCACATTGAATTGGTTAATAAAGATCACGTTATTGCGCATTTGGCGCCACGTGGAAAATTAGAAATCGAATTCTTTGTAGAAGCTGGTCGTGGATATCGTCCTGCGCAATGGCCTGAAGATAAGCCGCTGCAAGAAGATGGTAAAATTTATATGGATGCGATGTTCTCGCCAGTGCGTCAAGTTACGTTCGAAATCGAAAAGACGCGTGTTGGTAAAGAGATCGACTACGATAAATTAACACTGAAAATTCATACTGATGGTTCAGAAAATCCGCTCGATGTATTGCACTATGCAGTTTCTGTACTTCGTACGCAGCTTGAACACTTCTTGGCAAGTGCTGAAATTCCGTTTAATGAAATTTCGGTTATGCCGCATGAAGATAAAGGACACAAAGCAATCGAAGCGATCGATTTAGGACTCAAAGGAATTTCTCCTGAATTTTTGCTCAAACCGATTGATGAACTTGAGTTATCGGTACGCGCGCACAACTGCTTGATTAATGCAGGAAAAAAACGCGTTATTGATATCGTACGTATGTCGGAAGACGAAGTACTCAAGATCAAAAACTTTGGTCGCAAATCTGCAAGCGAAGTGAAAGAAAGCCTCAAGACGTATGGCCTTTCATTTGGTACGAATATTAGCGAAGATGATGTCAAACGACTCATCAAGCACAGTGAAGAGTAA
- the rplQ gene encoding 50S ribosomal protein L17, producing the protein MKHQIGRKKLNMKPSHKRSVMRNQIITLIMHGHLESTKVRVQEVRKMVEKLVTLARQGNTFSVRRRVHSLVPYNNDAIDKLFKDIAPKYVSRPGGYTRVIPMGQRESDTATIARLEWV; encoded by the coding sequence ATGAAACATCAAATTGGTAGAAAAAAATTAAATATGAAACCGTCGCACAAGCGTTCGGTTATGCGTAATCAAATTATTACGTTAATTATGCACGGTCATTTAGAATCTACAAAGGTTCGTGTACAAGAAGTACGTAAAATGGTAGAAAAATTAGTGACGTTAGCTCGTCAGGGAAACACGTTCTCTGTTCGTCGCCGTGTTCATTCGTTGGTTCCTTATAACAACGATGCAATCGACAAACTATTCAAAGACATTGCGCCTAAGTACGTGTCTCGCCCTGGCGGTTATACACGCGTAATTCCAATGGGTCAACGTGAGAGCGATACCGCAACGATTGCTCGTTTGGAATGGGTATAA
- a CDS encoding NifU family protein, translating into MTEQSQSDLAQQVQKVIAEHIRPKIQLDGGDIELIDIKENIVHIKFQGACVGCPFSFYTLIGGIQATLQEHIPSIKKVIAE; encoded by the coding sequence ATGACAGAACAGTCGCAATCTGATCTTGCCCAGCAAGTTCAAAAAGTCATAGCTGAACACATCAGACCAAAAATTCAGCTTGATGGTGGCGACATCGAACTTATCGACATCAAAGAAAATATAGTTCATATCAAATTTCAGGGCGCTTGTGTCGGGTGCCCTTTTTCTTTTTATACGCTCATCGGTGGCATTCAAGCCACTTTGCAAGAGCACATTCCCTCAATCAAAAAAGTGATCGCTGAATAA
- a CDS encoding AAA family ATPase, with translation MQTGKVILLNGTSSAGKSSVLNELHELNPNYVLFNVDDWFPAALVTKAVELGLDLKTGFDPWLFLHDYLLKKTGEHYFAPEARELLFTEIPPMYRKAKETAQNGRDVIIDAVMEYEAKYEEFDTFFQDLQMVKVLLYCPVDVLIERIEKRNESGIFRERRFAFLAFEQFPSLYKLPEDDDDFIIDTVKSTELKDALEFAITTLIKNGIPDPYIPKLNKFRNNFIERFRLDKQKEVQLTPTRYYDLIINTAQDSPIDSAKKIDHKVRDLCD, from the coding sequence ATGCAAACTGGAAAAGTTATTCTCCTCAATGGTACTTCCTCTGCTGGTAAATCGTCCGTTCTGAATGAATTGCACGAGCTGAATCCCAATTATGTGCTGTTTAATGTTGACGATTGGTTTCCAGCTGCGCTGGTTACCAAAGCGGTTGAATTGGGGCTTGATCTTAAAACTGGTTTTGATCCTTGGCTTTTTCTGCACGATTATTTACTCAAAAAAACGGGTGAGCATTATTTTGCGCCCGAAGCACGAGAACTTCTTTTTACAGAAATTCCGCCGATGTACCGCAAAGCTAAAGAGACCGCGCAAAATGGGCGCGATGTCATTATAGATGCTGTAATGGAGTACGAAGCGAAATATGAGGAATTTGATACCTTTTTTCAAGATCTACAAATGGTTAAAGTTCTCTTGTATTGCCCGGTGGATGTTTTAATTGAAAGAATTGAAAAGCGCAATGAGTCGGGTATCTTTCGCGAAAGAAGATTTGCTTTTTTAGCTTTTGAGCAATTTCCATCATTGTATAAATTACCTGAAGATGATGACGATTTTATTATTGATACAGTAAAAAGTACGGAATTGAAGGATGCACTTGAATTTGCAATAACTACGTTGATAAAAAATGGGATACCAGATCCCTATATTCCCAAGCTAAATAAATTTCGCAATAATTTTATCGAGCGTTTTAGATTAGATAAACAGAAAGAAGTGCAACTTACCCCCACGCGCTATTATGATTTGATCATCAACACCGCGCAAGATTCGCCTATTGATAGCGCAAAAAAAATTGATCATAAAGTTAGAGATCTGTGCGATTAG
- a CDS encoding cupin domain-containing protein yields MVNYISTPERQAYQINPHLMVFPMIPLQADQGWRLGLFEMSGPIIPHYHKLQKQIAVVVEGKVQGRIADEETILHPGDSVTFNPGIIHALTPETKKAQFLRIDLPGLDYRDDIFFDIPQESFEWKTNEPAILPPLDAQFFPDRIDCGSYAAYDLISGSKTNDKWSVALLEINDSPKHYHKVGKEVFVVVNGKLSIEIDGNYQILNVGESVTLLPGMVHHLKSAQNSPVRVLCFNFPAFDPNDMHIL; encoded by the coding sequence ATGGTGAACTATATATCGACGCCGGAGCGGCAAGCGTATCAAATAAATCCGCATTTAATGGTTTTTCCAATGATACCGTTGCAGGCAGATCAAGGATGGCGGCTTGGGCTTTTTGAAATGTCTGGCCCTATTATTCCTCATTATCATAAATTACAAAAGCAAATTGCGGTTGTAGTAGAAGGCAAAGTACAGGGGCGCATTGCTGATGAAGAAACGATACTCCATCCTGGAGATAGTGTTACGTTTAATCCTGGAATCATCCATGCTCTCACGCCGGAAACAAAAAAAGCGCAGTTTCTCCGCATAGATTTACCGGGGCTTGATTACCGAGACGATATTTTTTTTGATATTCCACAGGAATCGTTCGAATGGAAAACGAATGAACCTGCCATTTTACCTCCACTCGATGCACAATTCTTTCCAGATAGAATTGATTGTGGAAGTTATGCAGCTTACGATTTAATATCCGGCAGTAAAACAAATGATAAATGGAGCGTTGCATTGCTTGAGATAAACGATTCTCCAAAACATTATCACAAGGTAGGCAAAGAAGTTTTCGTCGTTGTGAACGGGAAGTTGTCTATTGAAATTGATGGCAACTATCAGATTTTAAACGTCGGCGAATCGGTTACTTTATTGCCGGGTATGGTGCATCATCTCAAATCGGCCCAAAATAGTCCTGTTCGAGTATTATGCTTTAATTTCCCAGCATTTGATCCAAACGATATGCACATTCTGTGA
- a CDS encoding SMC family ATPase, with amino-acid sequence MIPLKIQLKNFLSYGPQLQTIDFAPYHLICLNGKNGHGKSALLDAITWAVWGQARKTSGTVKPDAQLVRLGQSHMLVIFEFQFNGQRYRIRREYAETAGKPYAALDFGIIDPQTDKIHSLTDKTIRITQEKIESMLGLSFDSFVNTAFLRQGQSNEFSKKTPKERKDILASILNLNQYDQLRNAALAKIKHAAADCHVIDQLHQRMTIQLEQEPLFLEQLSLVEHKMNELDAQAVNIARETAHYDEIKKKLATAQQQLHVAQFNHDQAARETKEKTEQLQKLFSHWRLIHHHHRQMPDTAELEKEHAAAAQRLVLLQEQAQKRLTAQQEYLALKEKTYRITQKNQQEIQTQLAMQQRAIDRVTSSIEHKNNNLIIFAQQKKVLEEKNLELQKVHAAHSEQHAKIAHLLKNKEQLAQQFEKRKNYYHRWNAQFQIIHNELMQLEQKKLMTEDITNPSCPWCEQNLSAARKRFLRNKLDKNEYKIAHRGGRLKAALAKLKQLLIDQHTQIAQLQKNEQEFSTLELMQKNSAHDREMCAREQTALDAAIQSTHKEINEHQKENAQLEEQRIILQNRLTTCVQEDPEYKEAIASMHTIEQEVKAMNYSAGELEKATQRAASVQKKLADLRQLVHEASLQKERSQTISQLCAQIKIRRKECAVLQTQLEQHIKEKNELQLGLASESKIREQATIIQQEKERLLEQKGQLAHQLKTCATLKKEMREHIEKKKELSAIIDEYQIIGTAFGKEGIQALLIEDALPEIEYEANLLLAELTHNQAHIIIDSLRDLKKGGTKETLEIKISDPLGIRPYEMFSGGEAFRIDFALRIAISKLLARRAGTSLQTLIIDEGFGSQDEEGIAHIADALYKIQDHFAKIIIVSHLPSMKDNFPIHFLIEKGPHGSSITVHQQG; translated from the coding sequence ATGATCCCGCTCAAAATTCAGCTTAAAAACTTCCTCAGTTACGGTCCACAATTACAAACGATCGATTTTGCGCCGTACCATTTAATCTGCCTTAATGGAAAAAATGGGCACGGCAAATCGGCGCTTCTTGATGCTATTACGTGGGCGGTTTGGGGCCAAGCCCGCAAAACATCGGGCACCGTTAAACCTGATGCACAATTAGTGCGCTTAGGCCAATCGCATATGCTTGTGATTTTTGAGTTCCAATTTAACGGGCAACGGTATCGCATTCGGCGAGAGTATGCAGAAACTGCCGGAAAACCATACGCAGCACTCGATTTTGGGATTATCGATCCGCAAACCGATAAAATTCATTCATTAACCGATAAAACGATTCGAATTACGCAAGAAAAAATCGAATCCATGCTCGGCCTGAGTTTCGATTCGTTTGTTAATACCGCATTCTTGCGCCAAGGGCAATCGAATGAATTCTCAAAGAAAACGCCCAAAGAGCGCAAAGATATTCTTGCATCAATCTTGAACTTAAATCAGTACGATCAATTGCGCAATGCCGCACTTGCAAAAATAAAACATGCAGCCGCTGATTGCCATGTAATTGATCAATTGCACCAGCGCATGACGATTCAGCTCGAGCAAGAACCGCTCTTTTTGGAACAACTTTCACTCGTTGAACACAAAATGAACGAACTGGATGCACAAGCGGTAAACATCGCGCGTGAAACGGCGCACTATGATGAGATTAAAAAAAAGCTCGCCACCGCTCAGCAGCAGCTGCATGTCGCACAATTCAATCACGATCAAGCTGCGCGCGAAACAAAAGAAAAAACTGAACAACTACAAAAACTATTTTCGCATTGGCGCTTAATTCATCACCACCATCGGCAGATGCCAGATACTGCTGAACTTGAAAAAGAACATGCAGCAGCTGCACAGCGCCTTGTACTCTTGCAAGAGCAAGCGCAAAAAAGACTTACTGCGCAACAAGAATATTTAGCGCTCAAAGAAAAGACGTACCGTATTACGCAAAAAAATCAGCAAGAGATACAAACACAGCTCGCGATGCAACAACGCGCGATAGATCGAGTAACATCTTCGATTGAACATAAAAATAACAACCTTATTATTTTCGCGCAGCAAAAAAAAGTGCTTGAAGAAAAAAACTTAGAATTGCAAAAAGTGCATGCTGCGCATAGTGAACAGCATGCAAAGATCGCGCATTTATTAAAAAATAAAGAGCAGCTTGCGCAGCAATTTGAAAAAAGAAAAAATTATTATCATCGATGGAATGCACAGTTTCAAATTATTCACAATGAGCTGATGCAGCTTGAACAAAAAAAATTAATGACCGAAGATATCACCAATCCCAGCTGCCCATGGTGTGAACAAAATTTATCTGCAGCGCGCAAACGTTTTTTAAGAAACAAACTCGATAAAAATGAATATAAAATTGCACATCGCGGCGGCCGTTTAAAAGCGGCACTGGCAAAATTAAAGCAATTATTGATAGATCAGCATACACAGATTGCGCAACTGCAAAAAAATGAACAAGAATTTTCAACGCTGGAACTGATGCAAAAAAATAGTGCACACGATCGAGAAATGTGCGCACGCGAACAAACAGCACTTGATGCAGCAATCCAATCAACTCATAAAGAAATTAATGAACATCAAAAAGAAAATGCGCAGCTCGAAGAACAACGCATAATCTTGCAAAATCGTTTAACCACTTGCGTTCAAGAAGATCCTGAATATAAAGAGGCTATCGCATCGATGCACACGATTGAGCAAGAAGTTAAAGCGATGAACTATAGCGCGGGAGAGCTTGAAAAAGCGACACAACGAGCTGCATCAGTTCAAAAAAAATTAGCCGATCTGCGACAATTAGTGCATGAAGCATCACTACAAAAAGAACGATCCCAAACAATTAGTCAATTATGCGCGCAGATAAAAATCCGCAGAAAAGAATGCGCTGTATTACAAACGCAGCTTGAACAGCATATAAAAGAGAAAAACGAACTTCAACTGGGGTTGGCTTCTGAAAGCAAAATACGAGAGCAAGCTACAATCATTCAACAAGAAAAAGAACGGTTACTCGAGCAAAAAGGCCAATTGGCGCATCAACTAAAAACGTGCGCCACGCTTAAAAAAGAAATGCGTGAGCATATAGAAAAGAAAAAAGAATTGAGCGCCATCATTGATGAATATCAAATAATCGGAACCGCTTTTGGCAAAGAAGGAATCCAAGCGCTCTTGATTGAAGATGCGCTGCCCGAAATTGAGTACGAAGCAAATCTGCTCTTAGCTGAATTAACGCACAATCAAGCGCATATTATTATCGATTCGTTGCGCGATTTAAAAAAAGGCGGCACAAAAGAAACGCTTGAAATAAAAATTTCCGACCCGCTCGGTATTCGGCCCTATGAAATGTTTTCAGGCGGTGAAGCATTCCGCATCGATTTTGCATTGCGTATTGCGATTTCAAAATTATTAGCACGCCGCGCTGGCACTTCACTCCAAACGCTTATTATTGATGAAGGATTTGGTTCACAAGATGAAGAAGGCATTGCGCATATTGCCGATGCGCTCTATAAAATTCAAGATCACTTTGCTAAAATTATCATCGTTTCGCATTTGCCATCAATGAAAGATAATTTCCCCATACACTTTTTAATCGAAAAAGGTCCTCATGGAAGTAGTATTACAGTACATCAACAAGGATAA
- a CDS encoding phosphomannomutase/phosphoglucomutase — translation MNDVIFRQYDIRGKVGTDFPIADAYRIGQAIAFYFKQRKPNIKTIAVGMDGRTHSAAIKELLCKALQESGIDVLFIGMCPTPVLYFSLFNLPVDGGLMVTASHNGKEYNGIKMCLGKESVWGQQIQEIKKLMHSGAAIKNAQQGAYTEKAVIPSYIAWMCDHFPHLRGMQMKAIVDCGNGAAGTVLPELVRAMKWPNVQLLYPTVDGTYPNHEADPTVEENMLQVRHILKTTDMQLGAGLDGDCDRMAAMTKSGELVQGDKLLALFAREIIKDHAHAKIVFDIKCSSALIELLSSWQAVPVMSPSGHSIIKNQMKQNNALLAGELSCHFFFSDRYFGYDDGIYALLRLFELLGKSKKSLDDLLKIFPQKFSTREIRIECAPEKQEKIMQHALAELKKRTDAQLITIDGIRATFPYGWAILRSSNTQPVLSLRFEGNSPQDLERLKKDFSELLKPFFDFTILQHEFFI, via the coding sequence ATGAACGACGTGATTTTCAGGCAATATGATATTCGTGGCAAAGTTGGTACAGATTTTCCAATAGCTGATGCTTATCGTATTGGCCAGGCAATAGCGTTTTATTTTAAACAACGAAAACCGAACATAAAAACGATAGCGGTTGGCATGGATGGCAGAACCCATTCTGCAGCTATTAAAGAACTTTTATGCAAAGCGCTGCAAGAAAGCGGCATTGATGTTCTTTTTATTGGCATGTGCCCAACGCCCGTTCTTTATTTTTCATTGTTTAACCTGCCGGTTGATGGCGGTTTGATGGTGACCGCTTCGCACAATGGTAAAGAATACAACGGTATTAAAATGTGCTTGGGTAAAGAATCGGTTTGGGGGCAGCAGATTCAGGAAATAAAAAAATTAATGCATTCGGGCGCTGCCATAAAAAATGCGCAACAGGGTGCTTATACAGAAAAAGCGGTAATTCCTTCTTATATTGCATGGATGTGCGATCATTTTCCTCATTTACGAGGAATGCAAATGAAAGCGATTGTTGATTGCGGCAATGGCGCTGCGGGTACGGTACTTCCTGAACTTGTGCGCGCTATGAAATGGCCAAACGTACAACTTCTTTATCCAACGGTTGATGGTACGTATCCAAATCACGAAGCGGATCCGACGGTGGAAGAGAATATGCTCCAAGTGCGGCATATATTGAAAACGACCGATATGCAATTAGGCGCGGGGCTTGATGGCGATTGCGATCGCATGGCGGCGATGACCAAATCTGGTGAGCTCGTTCAGGGTGATAAGCTGCTTGCACTTTTCGCGCGCGAAATTATTAAAGATCACGCTCATGCCAAAATTGTTTTTGATATTAAATGTTCTTCAGCATTGATTGAATTGCTGAGTTCTTGGCAGGCAGTTCCTGTCATGTCCCCCTCTGGGCATTCAATTATCAAAAATCAAATGAAGCAAAATAATGCGCTTTTGGCGGGAGAGCTCAGCTGCCACTTCTTTTTTAGTGATCGTTATTTTGGTTACGATGATGGCATTTATGCATTACTGCGCCTTTTTGAATTACTTGGCAAATCGAAAAAATCGCTCGATGATTTATTGAAAATTTTCCCGCAAAAATTTAGTACGCGAGAAATTCGCATCGAATGTGCGCCGGAAAAACAAGAAAAAATTATGCAACACGCTCTTGCCGAGCTCAAAAAACGAACTGATGCACAATTAATAACCATTGATGGCATTCGCGCAACGTTTCCGTATGGGTGGGCAATTCTGCGGTCATCAAATACGCAGCCAGTTCTTTCCCTACGATTTGAAGGAAATTCGCCGCAAGATCTCGAGCGACTGAAAAAAGATTTTTCTGAATTATTAAAACCGTTTTTTGACTTCACTATTTTGCAACACGAATTTTTTATATGA
- a CDS encoding deoxyribonuclease IV, producing MRTIGLHLRITSSIVDLIPQALELGTKSFQCFMIHQGTGNYLELSSPEIDRFLALRDECDYLYAHASYWVNLSGKETGHTVHLLRREIEMAKALHFNAIVIHPGAATGWTTKQEGLDQFVRLFNGLIKNETNMHFIIENTAHGNATVGSDLEDLKEIYHRLEQPEKVSFCLDTAHAYAYGYDIASAQGREQFLHIVDQTITTDRVSLIHLNDSSEKLGTKKDRHEILGKGNLGEQALKDFTQIKSFASVPLILELPPVENEEQAEMLELVRSWIK from the coding sequence ATGAGAACGATCGGTTTACATTTACGAATTACTTCATCCATTGTGGATCTCATACCTCAAGCGTTGGAACTGGGCACTAAAAGTTTTCAATGTTTTATGATTCATCAGGGTACGGGAAATTATTTAGAACTTTCATCGCCTGAGATTGATCGATTTCTTGCGCTTCGCGATGAATGCGATTATTTATATGCTCACGCATCCTATTGGGTTAATTTGAGCGGAAAAGAGACCGGCCATACGGTTCATTTATTACGCCGTGAAATTGAAATGGCAAAAGCGCTTCATTTTAATGCGATAGTGATACATCCTGGAGCCGCTACCGGCTGGACGACCAAGCAAGAGGGCCTTGATCAATTTGTGCGCCTTTTTAACGGATTGATTAAGAATGAAACGAATATGCATTTTATTATTGAAAACACCGCCCATGGAAATGCAACTGTTGGCAGCGATCTTGAAGATTTAAAAGAGATTTATCATCGGCTCGAGCAACCGGAAAAAGTTTCTTTTTGCTTGGATACCGCGCATGCATATGCCTATGGTTATGATATTGCATCTGCTCAAGGGCGCGAACAGTTTTTGCATATAGTTGATCAAACCATCACCACAGATCGTGTTTCATTAATTCATTTAAACGATTCGAGCGAAAAATTAGGCACTAAAAAAGATCGGCATGAAATTTTGGGTAAAGGGAATTTAGGCGAGCAAGCACTCAAAGACTTTACGCAGATTAAATCATTTGCGAGCGTGCCGTTAATACTTGAGCTGCCGCCAGTAGAAAATGAAGAGCAAGCAGAAATGCTAGAATTGGTACGTAGTTGGATTAAGTAA